The sequence below is a genomic window from Deferribacterota bacterium.
ACCTGATCTAACTATAACATCGGTTATGACATTAGATTCCTTAAAGGAATTGAATTTAGATATTGGAGATGAGGTAGTTGCTCTTACAAAAGCAGTAAATGTTGTATTAGTAAAGTAATAATGTAGGCAATAAAATTTGTTTTATCTCTTAATAAAAAGTGTATAAATATGCCTTTTTTAATTGAGTGAATTGGCACAAACTAAAGAAGCACTATATAATCAAAATACTAGAATATTAAAAATTTTTAAAAGGAGCAAAGCATGAATATCCCAAACAATGATTTAATAACAATGTATGAAAAAATGCTCCGCATTAGGGCCTTTGAAGAGAAAGTAATAGAGCTCTTTGCTAGAGGTGAGCTATTTGGTTTTGTCCATTGTTATGTGGGAGAAGAGGCTGTTAGTGTGGGTGTTTGTCAGCAATTAAGTGATGATGACTATATAACCTCAACCCATAGAGGTCACGGTCATTTAATTGCTAAGGGTGGTATTGTCAAATTTATGATGGCTGAACTATATGGGAAAGCTACTGGTTATTGTAAGGGCAAAGGTGGTTCTATGCATATTGCAGATGCCTCAAAGGGGATACTTGGTGCCAATGGCATTGTAGGAGCTGGTATACCAATAGCTACTGGTGCAGCCCTATCAATTAAATATAGAGGCACTGATCAAGTTGCTGTATCTTTCTTTGGAGATGGAGCAACAAATAGAGGATCTTTCCATGAAGCACTAAATCTAGCCTCTATCTGGAATTTACCTGTTGTCTTTGTCTGTGAAAATAATAGGTACGGTGAATTTATGGCTCAAAATAAACATCAAAAGATCTCTAATATTGCTGACAGGGCTAGCTCTTATGCTATACCAGGTGTTGTTGTTGACGGCAATGATATATTTGCAGTCTATAGTGAAACAGAAAAAGCTATAAAAAGGGCTCGTAGTGGAGAAGGGCCAACCTTAATAGAGTGTAAGACATGTAGAATGAGAGGTCATTTTGAGGGTGACCCTCAGAACTACAGAGATAAAAAGGAGATAGAAGAGTGGAAGAAGAAAGACCCCATTGATAGATTAAAAAAATACCTATTAGATAATAATATTTGTGAGGATTCAACGTTAAAAGATATTACAAGTAATATAAATAAAGAGATAGATGAGGCAGTAGAATTCGCAAAATCTAGTCCCTATCCAGTAGCAGAAGAAGCCTTGGAAGATGTATATACTGATTTAATTGAGGAGGCAAGAAAATGAAAGAGATGAGATTTGCAGAAGCAATTTGTGAGGCTATTGCCTATGAGATGAGAAGGGATAAAAATGTCTTTTTATTAGGTGAGGATGTATCAATTGGGGTATTTGGTGTAACAAAAAAGTTATTTAAGGAATTTGGCCCTTCAAGGGTAATGGATACCCCAATATCAGAAGAGGCTATAGCAGGGGCTGCAGTGGGTGCTGCAGCTACAGGCTTAAGGCCTATTGCAGAGATTATGTTTATGGATTTTATAACAGTTGCTATGGATGAGATTGTAAATCAGGCTGCTAAGATGAGGTATATGTTTGGGGGTAAAATTACCCTACCTTTAATAATTAGATGTGCAGCAGGGGCAGGTATACAGGGTGCTGCCCAGCACTCCCAGAGTTTAGAGGCTTGGCTTGTTCACACCCCAGGGCTTAAGGTAGCCTATCCTTCAACACCAAATGATGCAATAGGGCTTTATCTTTCTGCAATCAGAGATGATAACCCAACAATAGTTATTGAGAATAAAATGCTATATGCATCAAAGGGGATGGTAGATGAAGAATTTAGCCCCATACCGTTTGGTAAAGCTGATATTAAAAAAGAAGGAAGCGATGTTACAGTTATTGCAACAGGGGTTTGTGTATTAAAAGCATTAGAGTGTGCAAACAAACTAGAAGGTGAGGGTATAAGCTGTGAAGTAATTGATCCTAGGACACTCTTTCCCTTTGACAAGGAAACCATCTTTAACTCAATCAAAAAGACAAATAGAGTAGTTATTGTTACTGAAGAAAATAGAAGGGGTGCTTTCTCAGCTGAGATATCAGCTTTGATAGCAGAAGAGGCCTTTGATAATCTTGATGCCCCTATTGTAAGGATTGGTTCAATTAACACACCGGTTCCCTTCTCTAAGGTTTTAGAGGATTACTATCTACCCTCAACAAGTGATATTGAAAAGGGTATAAAATCATTTTTTTAAAGGAGTATAGATGCCACATAATATAGTAATGCCAAAACTAGGTCTTACAATGGAGGAAGGTACTATCACCAAGTGGTTTAAAAAGGAAGGTGATAAGATAAAAAAAGGTGAAGCTATAGCTGAGATAACCACTGATAAGATTACAAATGTTGTTGAGGCACAGGTTGATGGAATCTTAATAAAGATTGTAGCAGGCGAAGGTGAAACCATTAAAGTAGGTGAGACAATAGGGGTTATTGCATTAGAGGGGGAAGAAGTTCAAGTGGATATGGAGACCAAAAAGGATGAACAAAGTAAAATAACCCCTGAAAAATCTAAAGAGACCAAGGTAAAGGCAAGCCCTGTAGCAAAGAAAATAGCAAAAGAGCATAATATTGATTTAACCCTTGTTACTGCTACAGGTCCAGGGGGGCGCATCACAAAGAGTGATGTAGAGAATTACTTAAAAAGTAAGGATAAACAAAAGTTAGAAGAGCCAAAGGAATATGGAGAGCCAGAAAAAGAGGTAGGTTACAAAAGTATAAAATTAACGGGTATTAGAAAGGTTATTGCCAGTAGAATGCTCCAATCTGCAAGAGAAATACCACACGTTACTGAACATATAAAGGTAAATGTAGATAAACTAATCTCCCTTAGAGAGGAGTTAAAAACTGTATTAGATATTAAATTAAGCTACAACGATCTAATATCGAAGATTGTAATTGAATCTATAAAGACTTTCCCTTCAATAAATGCTTGCCTTAGAGATGATGAGATAATCTACTATCAAGATATTAATCTAGGTATAGCTGTAGCTACAGATAGTGGTCTTATAGT
It includes:
- a CDS encoding TOBE domain-containing protein; its protein translation is MTSVMTLDSLKELNLDIGDEVVALTKAVNVVLVK
- the pdhA gene encoding pyruvate dehydrogenase (acetyl-transferring) E1 component subunit alpha, with protein sequence MNIPNNDLITMYEKMLRIRAFEEKVIELFARGELFGFVHCYVGEEAVSVGVCQQLSDDDYITSTHRGHGHLIAKGGIVKFMMAELYGKATGYCKGKGGSMHIADASKGILGANGIVGAGIPIATGAALSIKYRGTDQVAVSFFGDGATNRGSFHEALNLASIWNLPVVFVCENNRYGEFMAQNKHQKISNIADRASSYAIPGVVVDGNDIFAVYSETEKAIKRARSGEGPTLIECKTCRMRGHFEGDPQNYRDKKEIEEWKKKDPIDRLKKYLLDNNICEDSTLKDITSNINKEIDEAVEFAKSSPYPVAEEALEDVYTDLIEEARK
- a CDS encoding alpha-ketoacid dehydrogenase subunit beta → MKEMRFAEAICEAIAYEMRRDKNVFLLGEDVSIGVFGVTKKLFKEFGPSRVMDTPISEEAIAGAAVGAAATGLRPIAEIMFMDFITVAMDEIVNQAAKMRYMFGGKITLPLIIRCAAGAGIQGAAQHSQSLEAWLVHTPGLKVAYPSTPNDAIGLYLSAIRDDNPTIVIENKMLYASKGMVDEEFSPIPFGKADIKKEGSDVTVIATGVCVLKALECANKLEGEGISCEVIDPRTLFPFDKETIFNSIKKTNRVVIVTEENRRGAFSAEISALIAEEAFDNLDAPIVRIGSINTPVPFSKVLEDYYLPSTSDIEKGIKSFF
- a CDS encoding dihydrolipoamide acetyltransferase family protein, with product MPHNIVMPKLGLTMEEGTITKWFKKEGDKIKKGEAIAEITTDKITNVVEAQVDGILIKIVAGEGETIKVGETIGVIALEGEEVQVDMETKKDEQSKITPEKSKETKVKASPVAKKIAKEHNIDLTLVTATGPGGRITKSDVENYLKSKDKQKLEEPKEYGEPEKEVGYKSIKLTGIRKVIASRMLQSAREIPHVTEHIKVNVDKLISLREELKTVLDIKLSYNDLISKIVIESIKTFPSINACLRDDEIIYYQDINLGIAVATDSGLIVPIVKKADKLSFIQFVKTVKELAQKARESKLTLDDVEGGTFTITNLGMYGIDSFTPIIYPGQSAILGVNTIDSELILSNGEVREVKVLKFSLSFDHRVIDGADCAKFLSILKTNIENPLKCFLT